In Amycolatopsis sp. EV170708-02-1, the following are encoded in one genomic region:
- a CDS encoding acyltransferase: MSVTATRKGGPPAAAEKPAKQRYLAVDGLRGVCALALLFTHVAMIAGVLGTKELGGTIASTSAVGGFFTGGLQIFAGVFFVLTGMFVYQGFAKSVINGTPRKREGTVIRRVLRLLPAYYVMYFVVLIALNLQQIDSVWDVFRPLALLHIYDWDGWSNGMEITWTVPDMAQFYLLLPLLAWATFKFASRGETARARAYRMMLPVPLLFAAGIAWLLYSQMNGLGTRALFWYPMGLMPEVAIGMVIAIWLELQKASPNEAPKLLTFAGRHRVLFLGIALTCLLINCARPGSEIGMDDYYSLTALGIFYGLLAILSASLLLSMVAPGPESRVIRAVFTNRVILFVGKISYGVYLWQFAVMHFYLQKPNAYFNGEPMPLMLIRAGTGFWELQLVTLVGTIILSTISYYVLERPLMNWGERVIKRRAARKAAAELPRPREESVPV; this comes from the coding sequence ATGAGCGTTACCGCAACGCGGAAAGGCGGGCCGCCCGCAGCCGCGGAAAAGCCGGCCAAACAACGCTATCTGGCCGTCGACGGACTGCGCGGGGTCTGCGCACTCGCCTTGCTTTTCACACATGTCGCGATGATCGCGGGGGTACTGGGCACCAAGGAGCTCGGCGGCACGATCGCTTCGACCAGCGCCGTCGGCGGGTTCTTCACCGGCGGCCTGCAGATCTTCGCGGGCGTTTTCTTCGTGCTCACCGGCATGTTCGTCTACCAGGGGTTCGCGAAGTCGGTCATCAACGGAACCCCGCGCAAACGCGAAGGCACGGTCATCCGCCGTGTGCTGCGCCTGCTCCCCGCGTACTACGTGATGTACTTCGTGGTCCTCATCGCGCTGAACCTCCAGCAGATCGACAGTGTGTGGGACGTCTTCCGGCCGTTGGCGTTGCTGCACATCTACGACTGGGACGGCTGGAGCAACGGCATGGAGATCACCTGGACCGTGCCGGACATGGCGCAGTTCTACCTCCTGCTGCCGCTGCTGGCCTGGGCGACCTTCAAGTTCGCTTCCCGCGGCGAGACCGCGCGGGCGCGGGCGTACCGGATGATGCTCCCCGTGCCGCTGCTGTTCGCCGCCGGTATCGCCTGGCTGCTGTACTCGCAGATGAACGGCCTCGGCACCCGCGCGCTGTTCTGGTACCCGATGGGCCTGATGCCGGAGGTCGCGATCGGCATGGTCATCGCGATCTGGCTGGAGCTGCAGAAGGCCTCGCCGAACGAGGCGCCCAAGCTGCTCACCTTCGCCGGCCGCCACCGCGTCCTGTTCCTGGGCATCGCGCTGACCTGCCTGCTCATCAACTGTGCCCGTCCCGGCAGTGAAATCGGCATGGACGATTACTACAGTCTCACCGCGCTGGGGATCTTCTACGGCCTATTGGCCATTCTTTCGGCGAGCCTGTTGCTTTCGATGGTCGCACCCGGACCCGAGTCGCGCGTGATCCGCGCCGTGTTCACCAACCGGGTGATCCTGTTCGTCGGCAAGATCTCCTACGGGGTCTACCTGTGGCAGTTCGCGGTGATGCATTTCTATCTGCAGAAGCCGAACGCCTACTTCAACGGGGAGCCGATGCCGTTGATGCTGATCCGTGCCGGTACCGGCTTCTGGGAGCTGCAACTGGTCACCCTGGTCGGCACGATCATCCTGTCGACGATCTCGTACTACGTGCTGGAACGTCCCTTGATGAACTGGGGCGAGCGGGTCATCAAGCGCCGTGCCGCCCGCAAGGCCGCGGCCGAGCTGCCGCGACCGCGCGAGGAATCGGTTCCGGTCTAG